Proteins found in one Brevibacillus brevis genomic segment:
- the icmF gene encoding fused isobutyryl-CoA mutase/GTPase IcmF — translation METEVYRPQNKVRFVTAASLYDGHDASINIMRRILQSSGVEVIHLGHNRSVDDIVTAAVQEDVQGIAISSYQGGHVEYFKYVIDLLRERGAEHIRVFGGGGGVIVPREIRELEEYGVCKIYSPDDGRRLGLQGMINDMIRRSDFPTVKQLEEEVAGLREQNHQAIARLISVAEYAVDQPEWTEPLRESLVEADSTIPVLGITGTGGAGKSSLTDELVRRFIRVYPEKTVAILSVDPSKQKSGGALLGDRIRMNANSTPRVYMRSLATRKSGMELSAALKDAIQVTRSAHFDLIIVETSGIGQGDAQVTEVCDVSMYVMTSEFGAPSQLEKIDMLDFADVIAINKFERKGSEDALREVRKQYRRNHQLFELPDEKVPVYGTIASQFNDPGTNVLFAALMHRIVEKTGVDWSVEHLDTTPVKIHKTSLIPTERINYLQDIANTVRQYRAYTEEQSAIARKLFQLQGAKETILASGDSAASELVAVLDKQIVLFEEKLHPECRRILENWPKLKEAYRKDQFVTKIRDKELVTKLFSVSLSGTRISKVAVPDYEDWGEILKWSLKENVPGEFPYTAGVFPFKREGEDPKRQFAGEGTPERTNRRFHFLSQNDEAKRLSTAFDSVTLYGEDPDYRPDIYGKIGTSGVSICTLDDMKKLYAGFDLCAPSTSVSMTINGPAPMILAMFMNTAIEQQLDAFVQKEGRQPTEEEAKQIRAYTLSTVRGTVQADILKEDQGQNTCIFSTEFALRMMGDIQQYFIDHKVRNYYSVSISGYHIAEAGANPITQLAFTLSNGFTYVEYYLSRGMNIDDFAPNLSFFFSNGLDPEYTVIGRVARRIWATVMKNRYGANDRSQKLKYHIQTSGRSLHAQEMDFNDIRTTLQALIAIYDNCNSLHTNAYDEAITTPTENSVRRAMAIQMIINKEMGLAKNENPLQGAFIIDELTDLVEEAVMQEFERISSRGGVLGAMETQYQRGKIQDESMYYEMKKHTGELPIIGVNTFINPNASEDDYEIELARATEEEKEQQIINLRAFQERHKDVSAAALRRLQEVAMAGENIFAELMETVKVASLGQISAALYEVGGQYRRNM, via the coding sequence ATGGAAACGGAAGTGTATCGTCCGCAAAACAAGGTTCGCTTTGTGACCGCAGCCAGTCTGTATGATGGTCACGACGCCTCGATTAATATCATGCGCCGTATTTTACAATCGTCGGGAGTAGAGGTTATCCATCTCGGACATAACCGCTCTGTTGACGATATTGTAACAGCCGCTGTCCAGGAGGATGTGCAAGGGATTGCCATCAGTTCGTACCAAGGCGGTCATGTGGAGTATTTCAAATACGTAATTGATCTATTACGCGAGCGGGGAGCAGAGCATATCCGTGTTTTTGGCGGCGGTGGTGGCGTTATCGTTCCACGCGAGATTCGGGAATTGGAAGAGTACGGAGTCTGTAAGATTTACTCGCCAGATGACGGCAGACGATTGGGCTTGCAGGGCATGATCAACGACATGATCAGACGCAGCGACTTCCCAACCGTCAAGCAGCTGGAGGAAGAAGTAGCAGGCTTGCGCGAGCAAAACCATCAGGCGATTGCCCGGCTTATTTCCGTTGCGGAGTATGCAGTGGACCAGCCCGAATGGACAGAGCCTCTCCGTGAAAGTTTAGTGGAAGCCGATTCAACCATACCGGTATTAGGGATTACAGGTACGGGTGGAGCAGGAAAAAGCTCATTAACCGATGAGCTTGTTCGTCGATTTATTCGCGTTTATCCCGAGAAGACGGTTGCAATCTTGTCTGTCGATCCATCCAAGCAAAAATCAGGTGGAGCGTTACTTGGTGACCGCATCCGCATGAATGCCAACTCGACACCCCGCGTTTATATGCGCAGTCTCGCTACTCGCAAATCAGGCATGGAGCTGTCTGCTGCATTAAAAGACGCGATTCAAGTAACGCGCTCTGCCCATTTTGATCTGATCATTGTGGAAACGAGCGGGATTGGTCAGGGGGATGCGCAGGTCACAGAAGTGTGCGACGTCTCCATGTATGTCATGACCAGTGAATTCGGGGCGCCATCTCAGCTGGAAAAGATTGATATGCTCGACTTCGCTGATGTGATCGCGATCAACAAATTTGAGCGCAAAGGCTCAGAGGACGCTCTTCGCGAGGTTCGCAAGCAATATCGACGCAATCATCAGCTTTTTGAGCTGCCGGATGAGAAGGTTCCTGTGTATGGTACGATTGCGAGCCAGTTTAACGACCCGGGAACAAATGTGTTGTTTGCTGCCCTGATGCATCGGATTGTAGAAAAGACTGGCGTTGACTGGTCTGTAGAGCATTTGGATACGACTCCCGTAAAGATTCATAAAACTTCGTTGATTCCGACAGAGAGAATCAATTATTTGCAAGACATTGCCAACACCGTTCGTCAATATCGTGCCTATACAGAAGAACAGTCAGCGATTGCACGCAAGCTTTTTCAGTTGCAGGGTGCGAAGGAAACAATTCTGGCCTCGGGAGATTCTGCGGCTTCCGAGCTGGTTGCGGTACTTGATAAACAAATCGTTCTCTTTGAAGAAAAGCTGCATCCGGAGTGCCGACGTATCCTGGAAAATTGGCCCAAGCTCAAGGAGGCCTATCGGAAGGATCAATTCGTCACGAAAATTCGCGACAAGGAATTGGTTACCAAGCTGTTCAGCGTATCTTTGTCGGGTACACGCATTTCAAAAGTAGCCGTCCCTGATTACGAGGATTGGGGCGAAATTTTAAAGTGGTCGTTAAAAGAAAATGTCCCGGGGGAATTCCCGTATACTGCAGGAGTATTTCCGTTTAAACGCGAGGGAGAAGACCCCAAGCGACAATTTGCAGGCGAAGGTACTCCAGAGCGGACGAACAGACGCTTTCACTTCCTGTCTCAAAATGATGAAGCGAAGCGACTCAGTACTGCTTTTGACTCGGTTACGTTGTATGGAGAGGACCCTGACTACCGCCCGGATATTTACGGGAAAATCGGTACGAGTGGGGTTAGCATTTGTACTTTGGATGACATGAAAAAGCTGTACGCCGGCTTTGATCTTTGTGCACCTAGCACCTCTGTGTCCATGACAATCAACGGTCCTGCTCCAATGATTTTGGCCATGTTCATGAATACGGCGATTGAGCAGCAGTTGGATGCCTTTGTTCAAAAAGAAGGGCGTCAGCCTACCGAAGAGGAAGCGAAGCAAATCAGAGCGTACACGCTGTCGACTGTTCGCGGAACCGTTCAGGCAGATATTTTGAAAGAGGATCAAGGGCAAAACACGTGTATCTTCTCGACAGAATTTGCCTTGCGGATGATGGGGGATATCCAGCAGTATTTTATCGACCATAAAGTGCGGAACTACTACTCCGTGTCCATTTCCGGCTATCATATTGCGGAGGCGGGGGCGAATCCGATTACGCAGCTTGCGTTTACGCTCTCTAACGGATTTACTTATGTCGAGTATTATTTGAGCCGTGGGATGAACATCGATGACTTTGCGCCGAACCTGTCCTTCTTCTTCTCCAATGGTCTCGATCCGGAATACACCGTGATTGGACGTGTGGCTCGCCGGATTTGGGCAACTGTGATGAAAAATCGTTATGGTGCAAATGACCGCAGTCAAAAGCTGAAGTACCACATTCAGACGTCCGGCCGTTCCTTGCACGCGCAGGAGATGGATTTCAACGACATCAGAACGACCTTGCAGGCCTTGATTGCGATATACGACAACTGTAATTCTCTCCATACGAATGCATACGACGAAGCGATTACAACCCCGACTGAGAACTCTGTGCGACGGGCGATGGCGATTCAGATGATCATCAACAAGGAAATGGGACTCGCCAAAAACGAGAACCCGCTTCAAGGGGCATTCATCATCGATGAGCTGACAGATCTGGTAGAAGAGGCAGTTATGCAAGAGTTCGAGCGGATCAGTTCTCGCGGAGGCGTGCTGGGGGCAATGGAGACTCAATACCAGCGCGGCAAAATTCAAGACGAGTCCATGTATTACGAAATGAAAAAGCATACGGGTGAACTGCCAATTATTGGGGTGAACACGTTCATTAACCCGAATGCATCCGAGGACGATTACGAGATTGAATTGGCTCGCGCGACCGAAGAGGAAAAAGAACAGCAAATCATAAATCTCCGTGCGTTCCAGGAGCGCCACAAGGATGTTTCTGCGGCTGCACTCCGGCGCCTGCAGGAAGTGGCTATGGCGGGAGAGAACATCTTTGCCGAGCTGATGGAGACGGTAAAAGTAGCATCGCTTGGACAAATCAGTGCTGCCCTGTATGAAGTGGGTGGCCAATACCGCAGAAATATGTAA
- the rpoE gene encoding DNA-directed RNA polymerase subunit delta, whose product MSQLFAHIDSEKLSEMALVDIAYEILRETNRTYNFRELMNELVAVRKLTDEQLMAIIAQVYTEINIDGRFVCLGDNVWGLKRWYPTDTVEETQEGGGTKKKKIVTEDDFDDYDTEDEGVEEYEDDDVVIFEDEEEFVDEDSDIEEEEIDGEIDEEELEDEEDEMFEEDEELEEEESDEELDDEDEK is encoded by the coding sequence GTGAGTCAATTGTTTGCTCATATTGATTCCGAGAAACTGAGTGAGATGGCGTTAGTTGACATTGCGTATGAAATTTTGCGTGAAACTAACCGCACTTACAACTTCCGCGAGCTGATGAATGAACTGGTTGCAGTGCGCAAGCTAACTGATGAACAACTCATGGCAATCATCGCGCAAGTATACACAGAAATTAACATTGATGGCCGTTTCGTGTGCCTTGGTGACAATGTATGGGGATTGAAACGTTGGTACCCAACTGACACCGTGGAGGAAACTCAAGAGGGTGGCGGAACGAAGAAGAAGAAAATCGTCACGGAAGACGACTTCGACGATTACGATACCGAAGACGAAGGTGTCGAAGAATACGAAGACGACGATGTTGTCATCTTTGAGGACGAAGAGGAATTCGTCGACGAAGATTCTGATATCGAAGAAGAAGAAATCGATGGAGAAATCGACGAGGAAGAACTCGAAGACGAAGAAGATGAGATGTTCGAAGAGGACGAAGAGCTTGAGGAAGAGGAATCCGACGAAGAGCTCGACGACGAAGACGAGAAATAG
- a CDS encoding TetR/AcrR family transcriptional regulator has protein sequence MSDKRKTIPSLVKDPKLIERRREQIIEAAVHLFINKGFHKTTTREIARASGFSIGTLYEYIESKEDVLYLVCDAIHAEMETRLREAINFNGTGLKTLKVALKSLIRVMDQMSDRVLLIYQEAKSLPKETLRYVLGREEAISHIFVEILEKGIADGSLRIDEKNVKLMADNIMVLGEMWVFRRWALKKHYTIEEYTEKQIALLLREISVSD, from the coding sequence GTGTCTGACAAGAGAAAAACGATACCGTCCCTGGTAAAGGACCCAAAACTGATCGAGAGAAGACGAGAGCAGATTATTGAGGCTGCCGTTCATCTCTTCATTAATAAAGGTTTTCATAAAACGACGACAAGGGAGATTGCCCGGGCGTCTGGATTTAGTATTGGTACGTTGTACGAGTATATCGAGTCAAAAGAAGACGTGCTTTATCTTGTTTGCGATGCCATTCATGCGGAGATGGAGACGCGCTTGCGTGAAGCGATCAACTTCAACGGAACTGGCTTGAAAACATTAAAGGTAGCACTAAAAAGTCTGATCCGCGTGATGGATCAGATGAGCGACCGCGTGTTGCTTATTTATCAGGAAGCCAAATCATTGCCAAAAGAAACACTCCGCTACGTATTGGGCCGTGAAGAAGCCATTTCGCATATTTTCGTCGAAATCCTGGAAAAAGGGATTGCCGATGGTTCGTTGCGCATTGACGAAAAGAACGTCAAGCTAATGGCGGACAATATCATGGTTTTGGGCGAAATGTGGGTCTTCCGCCGCTGGGCATTGAAAAAGCACTATACCATTGAGGAGTACACAGAGAAGCAAATTGCCCTGTTGCTTCGCGAAATCAGTGTCTCCGATTAA
- a CDS encoding 3-hydroxybutyryl-CoA dehydrogenase, which yields MNVQTIMVIGAGQMGSGIAQVAAQAGFRVFLNDVQQAFVERGLATITKNLSRNVEKGKLSEADKEAILGRLTLSTDLADASEADFVVEAVTENMAVKTQIFSKLDEVCPPHTVLASNTSSLPITEIAAVTKRPERVIGMHFMNPVPVMKLVEIIRGLQTSDEVYQLTEDLSKQMSKVPVSVNDFPGFVSNRVLMPMLNEAIYCVYEGVATPEAIDEVMKLGMNHPMGPLQLADFIGLDTCLYIMEVLHEGFGDSKYRPCPLLRKYVKAGWLGKKSGRGFYVYS from the coding sequence ATGAACGTACAAACGATTATGGTCATCGGGGCAGGACAAATGGGCAGCGGGATTGCCCAAGTAGCGGCGCAGGCTGGCTTTCGCGTTTTTCTGAACGATGTCCAGCAAGCATTTGTAGAGCGCGGTCTGGCCACGATTACGAAAAACTTGTCGCGCAACGTGGAAAAAGGCAAGCTCAGCGAAGCAGATAAGGAAGCGATTCTCGGCCGTTTGACACTGTCTACTGATCTGGCAGATGCGTCTGAAGCAGATTTTGTGGTAGAAGCGGTGACAGAAAACATGGCGGTCAAAACGCAAATCTTTTCCAAGCTGGATGAAGTATGTCCGCCGCATACGGTGCTCGCGAGCAATACATCCTCGCTGCCGATTACTGAGATTGCGGCAGTTACAAAGCGGCCGGAAAGAGTAATCGGGATGCATTTTATGAACCCCGTTCCAGTGATGAAGCTGGTTGAGATCATCCGTGGGCTGCAAACGTCCGATGAGGTCTATCAGCTGACAGAAGATTTGTCCAAACAAATGAGCAAGGTACCCGTGAGCGTCAACGATTTCCCAGGTTTTGTGTCCAATCGGGTACTGATGCCAATGTTGAATGAAGCGATTTATTGCGTGTACGAAGGAGTTGCAACACCGGAAGCGATCGATGAAGTGATGAAGCTGGGCATGAACCATCCGATGGGACCGCTTCAACTGGCTGATTTCATCGGGCTGGATACTTGCCTCTACATTATGGAAGTACTGCACGAAGGGTTCGGTGATTCGAAATACCGCCCATGCCCATTGCTGCGCAAGTACGTAAAAGCAGGATGGCTAGGCAAAAAATCCGGTCGTGGTTTCTACGTGTACAGCTAG
- a CDS encoding acyl-CoA dehydrogenase — MDFRLNEEQEMMRRMVRDFAQKEIAPFVPVMEETDQFPRQILKKMGEMGLMGIPIAEEWGGAGADFISYILAIHEISKVSATVGVILSVHTSVGTNPILYFGTEEQKRKYVTKLASGEYLGAFALTEPHAGSDASSIRTTAVKKGDEYILNGNKVFITNGGEADTYIAFAVTDSTKGPKGISAFIVDKDTPGFTVGKKEKKMGLHGSYTTELIFDNARVPAANLLGQEGEGFCIAMANLDSGRIGIAAQALGICEAAVQYATEYARERKQFGQSIAKQQAIAFKLADMATKAEVARLLVYRAAWLRSQGIACGMEASMAKRFATDSAMELATEAVQIFGGYGYTREYPVERLFRDAKVTQIYEGTNEIQRIVIAKHLLAD, encoded by the coding sequence ATGGATTTCCGATTGAACGAAGAGCAAGAGATGATGCGCCGCATGGTGCGAGACTTTGCCCAGAAAGAGATCGCACCATTCGTCCCGGTGATGGAGGAGACGGACCAGTTTCCACGTCAGATCCTCAAAAAGATGGGCGAAATGGGGCTCATGGGCATTCCAATCGCCGAAGAGTGGGGAGGAGCGGGAGCGGACTTTATTTCCTACATTTTGGCCATTCACGAGATTTCCAAGGTGAGTGCGACAGTAGGTGTCATTTTGTCCGTGCATACCTCCGTCGGGACGAATCCGATTCTCTACTTCGGTACCGAGGAGCAAAAACGCAAATACGTGACCAAGCTTGCGAGTGGGGAATACCTCGGAGCTTTTGCCTTGACTGAGCCGCATGCAGGTTCTGATGCGAGCAGTATCCGAACCACAGCCGTGAAAAAAGGCGATGAATACATCCTGAACGGAAACAAGGTGTTCATCACAAACGGCGGGGAGGCTGATACGTATATCGCCTTTGCCGTTACTGACTCGACAAAAGGACCCAAGGGAATATCGGCCTTTATCGTAGACAAGGATACCCCGGGCTTCACGGTTGGGAAAAAGGAAAAGAAGATGGGACTTCACGGTTCCTATACGACAGAGCTCATATTCGACAATGCCCGTGTACCGGCTGCCAACCTGCTTGGACAGGAAGGGGAAGGCTTCTGTATCGCGATGGCGAATCTGGATTCTGGTAGAATCGGGATTGCTGCACAAGCCCTTGGTATTTGCGAGGCCGCAGTCCAATACGCGACAGAGTACGCGCGGGAACGCAAGCAGTTCGGACAATCGATTGCCAAGCAGCAAGCCATCGCTTTCAAGCTGGCTGACATGGCGACAAAAGCAGAAGTAGCCCGATTGCTGGTATACCGAGCGGCGTGGCTGCGCAGTCAAGGAATTGCTTGTGGAATGGAAGCCTCGATGGCAAAACGCTTTGCCACAGACTCTGCGATGGAGCTCGCCACAGAAGCAGTACAAATCTTTGGCGGCTATGGCTACACCAGAGAATATCCGGTTGAGCGACTATTCCGGGATGCGAAAGTAACGCAAATCTATGAGGGCACCAACGAAATTCAGCGAATTGTTATCGCCAAGCATTTGCTTGCTGATTGA
- a CDS encoding acyl-CoA dehydrogenase — protein sequence MNFQLTEEHDMMRKMIRDFAENQVAPTAAERDEEECFDRSIFEQMAELGLTGIPWPEQYGGAGADYLSYVIAVEELSRVDASIGVTLSAHVSLASWPIYKFGTEEQKQKFLRPLAEGKKMGAYCLTEAGSGSDSAGMRTTAVRDGDHYILNGTKIFITNAGEAEIYIVFAVTQPELKHKGITAFIVEKGVDGFTMGKKEKKLGIRSSPTLAVNFEDVRVPVENRLGEEGQGFKIAMMTLDGGRNGIAAQALGIAQGAYEHARNYAKERSQFGKPIASLQAIQFKLADMATKIEASRLLTYQAAWLEDQGLPYGKASAMSKVFAGDTAMEVTTEAVQVFGGYGYTREYPVERFMRDAKITQIYEGTNEIQRVVISNFLLKE from the coding sequence ATGAATTTCCAACTGACGGAAGAACATGACATGATGCGCAAGATGATTCGCGACTTTGCAGAGAATCAAGTAGCTCCGACAGCAGCCGAGCGCGACGAAGAAGAGTGCTTTGATCGTTCCATTTTTGAACAAATGGCTGAGCTTGGACTGACAGGTATTCCTTGGCCCGAACAATACGGCGGAGCAGGTGCAGATTACCTGAGCTACGTTATTGCAGTCGAAGAACTCTCCCGTGTGGATGCCTCTATTGGGGTGACACTGTCTGCCCATGTCTCCTTGGCGAGCTGGCCGATTTACAAATTCGGGACAGAGGAGCAAAAGCAAAAGTTTTTGCGTCCATTGGCAGAAGGTAAGAAGATGGGCGCGTACTGTTTGACCGAGGCGGGATCTGGGTCCGATTCTGCTGGAATGCGCACGACAGCCGTACGTGATGGCGATCACTACATTTTAAATGGCACCAAAATCTTCATTACCAATGCAGGCGAAGCCGAAATCTACATCGTATTCGCGGTCACTCAACCAGAGCTGAAGCATAAGGGCATCACGGCTTTCATCGTTGAAAAAGGCGTGGATGGCTTCACGATGGGGAAAAAGGAGAAAAAGCTGGGCATCCGTTCCTCGCCAACACTTGCGGTCAACTTTGAAGATGTACGCGTGCCGGTAGAAAATAGACTGGGCGAAGAAGGCCAAGGCTTCAAGATCGCGATGATGACGTTGGACGGTGGAAGAAACGGTATCGCTGCTCAAGCATTGGGAATTGCACAAGGTGCGTACGAGCATGCACGGAATTATGCCAAAGAACGCAGTCAGTTCGGCAAACCAATCGCTTCCTTGCAGGCAATCCAGTTCAAACTGGCAGACATGGCAACCAAGATCGAGGCATCCCGTTTGCTCACTTACCAAGCAGCGTGGCTGGAGGATCAAGGTCTACCATATGGCAAAGCATCTGCGATGTCCAAAGTATTTGCAGGGGATACAGCGATGGAAGTGACAACCGAGGCTGTTCAAGTTTTCGGAGGTTACGGCTACACGCGGGAGTATCCTGTGGAGCGCTTCATGCGTGATGCCAAAATTACACAAATCTATGAAGGAACAAATGAAATCCAACGTGTCGTGATCAGCAATTTCCTTCTAAAAGAGTAG
- a CDS encoding lipid II flippase Amj family protein, protein MDALWLICLLTFIIHTTETLTYGIRFAGVQTGRIAVAMSLVGIVLLLSRTSNLIQGPFTGGLMDQAAMEHFDPSTHLHVIIAASSLGTLAAIVLFPTFVQISKRMISHLEIAGSIPQMIRTAVSVDTIRRVHHHVRIPSWQAISRFRIKGVPKRLLLLNAFGTAIYTSSVLSVLYATLLAPDYKATVLMSSGLINGFATIFMTILVDPQIALLTEKAMQGKTTQQSIRDMYLWLMISRFIGTILAQFLLIPAAYWVAWLSPLFH, encoded by the coding sequence ATGGATGCTCTGTGGCTGATTTGCTTGTTAACATTTATTATCCATACGACAGAGACACTTACCTACGGAATCCGTTTTGCAGGGGTACAAACGGGCAGGATTGCTGTAGCGATGTCTTTGGTCGGGATCGTATTGCTCCTCTCCCGTACTTCCAACCTGATTCAAGGACCCTTTACTGGGGGATTGATGGATCAAGCTGCAATGGAACACTTTGATCCTAGCACGCATTTGCACGTAATTATTGCAGCGTCCTCGCTCGGAACCTTGGCGGCTATTGTACTGTTTCCCACTTTTGTCCAAATATCGAAACGAATGATCTCGCACTTGGAGATAGCTGGCTCGATTCCACAAATGATTCGCACGGCAGTTAGTGTCGATACCATCCGACGTGTCCACCACCATGTTCGGATTCCTAGCTGGCAAGCCATCTCTCGGTTTCGAATCAAAGGCGTTCCCAAACGATTACTGTTATTAAATGCATTTGGGACAGCCATCTACACAAGCAGCGTACTGTCCGTGTTGTACGCGACATTGCTAGCCCCCGATTACAAAGCAACCGTTTTGATGTCTTCCGGATTAATCAACGGTTTTGCCACGATTTTCATGACGATTCTGGTAGACCCGCAAATTGCCCTTTTGACAGAAAAAGCAATGCAAGGGAAAACCACGCAGCAATCGATTCGTGATATGTACCTGTGGCTGATGATCTCACGTTTTATCGGAACGATTTTGGCTCAATTCCTACTCATTCCCGCCGCCTACTGGGTAGCCTGGCTATCACCCTTGTTCCATTGA
- a CDS encoding CTP synthase, producing the protein MTKYIFVTGGVVSSLGKGITAASLGRLLKNRGLKVTIQKCDPYINVDPGTMSPYQHGEVFVTDDGAETDLDLGHYERFIDINLSANSNMTTGRIYSTVIAKERRGDYLGGTVQVIPHITNEIKDRIFRAGRETGADVVITEIGGTVGDIESLPFLESIRQIKSDIGRENVMYIHVTLVPYIKAAGEMKTKPTQHSVKELRSLGIQPNVIVTRTEQPMTQEMKDKLALFCDIDKNAVVECVDADSLYDVPLQLQAQGLDDYVCRHLGLTCQDADMTEWKSLVSKIKNLSKTTTIAIVGKYVELHDAYLSVAEALYHGGYANDSKVEIKWVHAEEVTPENVGELLGDVNGILVPGGFGDRGIEGKIIATRYARENKVPFLGICLGMQIAVIEFARHVAGMDGANSSEINPNTAYPVIDLLPEQKDIEDKGGTMRLGLGPTKVEEGTLTEAAYGSTLVYERHRHRYEVNNEYRDQLAQMGLRFAGTTPDGRLVEIVEVPEHPWYVATQFHPEFTSRPNRPQPLFRDFVKASLNK; encoded by the coding sequence ATGACGAAGTATATTTTTGTGACAGGCGGGGTTGTATCCTCGTTGGGAAAAGGAATTACAGCGGCTTCTCTGGGCCGACTCTTGAAAAATAGGGGTCTGAAGGTAACCATTCAGAAGTGTGACCCATACATCAACGTTGACCCGGGAACGATGAGTCCATATCAACACGGGGAAGTTTTCGTAACGGACGATGGTGCGGAAACAGACCTGGACTTGGGCCACTATGAGCGCTTTATCGATATCAACCTGAGCGCTAACTCCAATATGACGACGGGTAGAATTTACTCGACTGTCATCGCCAAAGAACGCCGTGGCGACTATTTGGGAGGAACCGTTCAAGTAATTCCTCACATCACGAACGAAATCAAAGATCGCATTTTCCGTGCAGGTCGCGAAACCGGGGCAGATGTAGTGATTACCGAGATCGGTGGAACTGTTGGGGATATCGAGAGCTTGCCATTCCTTGAATCCATTCGCCAGATCAAAAGTGACATCGGTCGTGAAAACGTCATGTACATCCACGTAACCCTGGTACCATATATCAAGGCAGCAGGTGAAATGAAAACCAAACCTACGCAACACAGCGTGAAAGAACTGCGCAGCTTGGGTATTCAACCAAATGTGATCGTGACACGTACGGAGCAACCGATGACACAAGAAATGAAAGACAAGTTGGCTCTGTTCTGTGATATCGATAAGAACGCGGTAGTGGAATGTGTAGACGCTGATAGCCTTTACGATGTGCCACTGCAATTGCAGGCACAAGGATTGGACGATTACGTATGCCGCCACCTGGGGCTGACTTGCCAGGATGCGGATATGACAGAGTGGAAATCGCTCGTATCGAAAATCAAAAACCTGTCGAAAACGACTACCATTGCAATTGTTGGTAAATATGTAGAATTGCATGATGCTTACTTGTCCGTAGCAGAAGCGCTGTACCATGGTGGCTATGCGAACGACTCCAAAGTAGAAATCAAATGGGTGCACGCGGAAGAAGTTACGCCAGAAAATGTTGGCGAATTGCTCGGTGATGTAAATGGTATCCTCGTACCAGGCGGCTTTGGCGATCGTGGTATCGAAGGTAAAATCATCGCTACGCGCTATGCTCGTGAAAATAAAGTGCCATTCCTCGGAATTTGCCTGGGTATGCAAATCGCTGTGATCGAGTTCGCTCGCCACGTAGCGGGTATGGATGGAGCAAACAGCTCCGAGATCAACCCGAATACAGCGTATCCGGTGATTGACCTTTTGCCAGAGCAAAAAGATATCGAGGACAAGGGCGGTACAATGCGTCTGGGCCTCGGTCCAACCAAAGTGGAAGAAGGCACGCTGACTGAGGCTGCATACGGAAGCACTCTGGTTTATGAACGTCATCGTCATCGCTATGAAGTGAACAACGAATACCGTGATCAATTGGCGCAAATGGGCTTGCGTTTTGCGGGTACAACTCCAGATGGTCGTCTGGTTGAAATCGTGGAAGTTCCCGAACATCCATGGTATGTAGCGACACAGTTCCATCCAGAGTTCACATCCCGTCCGAACCGTCCACAGCCACTGTTCCGTGACTTCGTGAAGGCTTCCCTGAACAAATAA